From the uncultured Trichococcus sp. genome, one window contains:
- the adhE gene encoding bifunctional acetaldehyde-CoA/alcohol dehydrogenase, with amino-acid sequence MMTAKEEISNYTAKAQKALTLFEDYTQEQVDHIVHEMALAAMEQHMPLAKMAVEETGRGVYEDKCIKNMYAAENIWHSIRKNKTVGIIEDNKVDQIMKVAAPVGVVAGIIPTTNPTSTTIFKAMICMKTRNPIIFSFHPSAEKCSAATAKVVYDAAIKAGAPADCIQWVEGVSMEKTAELINHPEVAVVLATGGAAMVKAAYSTGKPALGVGPGNVPAYIEKSANIKRAVNDIIVSKTFDNGMICASEQAAIVDSEIYDEVKKEFQLHNVYFAKPEEIQQLEDVVMNDAKTGVRPNVVGMHARKIAEMAGLNVPANTKLLIAELPGVGAEYPMSREKLSPVLAMMKSDSAEHGFQLCKQMLDLGGLGHSASLHTRRNDLIEQFGKEMKACRVLINSPSSQAGIGDLYNNNIASLTLGCGSYGRNSVSHNVSALDLLNVKTVAKRRNNMQWIKLPEKVYFEENSVRYLRDMKDVERVFIVCDDGMVKFGYVDVVIEQLKQRNNKVSYAIFSDVEPNPTTNTVNRGTEKMRDFQPDTIIAIGGGSPMDAAKAMWLFYEHPESDFFGAKQKFLDIRKRTYKIKDMEKAKLVCIPTTSGTGSEVTPFAVITDSETHIKYPLADYALTPDVAIVDPQFVYSVPKSVTADTGMDVLTHAIESFVSVLANDYTKGLSLQAIKLVFENLRNSYNYGDQESREKMHNASTMAGMAFANAFLGISHSIAHKIGGQWDLIHGRTNAILLPHIVRYNAIDPQKHALWAKYEYFRADEDYAEIARYLGLKGNTTAELVEALATEITKLGQDIGIKMNFRDQGITEEMLERDADRLAELAFEDQCTTANPKQPLISELKEIIYAAYKG; translated from the coding sequence ATGATGACTGCAAAAGAAGAAATCAGCAACTACACTGCTAAAGCCCAAAAAGCTTTGACTCTATTTGAAGATTATACCCAAGAACAAGTCGACCACATCGTCCACGAAATGGCATTAGCTGCAATGGAGCAACATATGCCACTTGCAAAAATGGCAGTTGAAGAAACAGGCCGAGGCGTTTATGAAGATAAATGTATCAAAAACATGTATGCCGCTGAAAACATCTGGCATTCAATCAGAAAAAATAAAACAGTCGGAATCATCGAAGACAATAAAGTTGATCAAATCATGAAGGTTGCCGCTCCTGTAGGCGTTGTTGCCGGTATCATCCCGACAACCAACCCAACTTCGACAACAATCTTCAAAGCAATGATCTGTATGAAAACAAGAAACCCGATCATCTTCTCTTTCCACCCAAGCGCAGAAAAATGTTCGGCTGCAACTGCAAAAGTTGTTTACGATGCTGCCATCAAAGCAGGCGCACCTGCTGACTGTATCCAATGGGTAGAAGGCGTATCAATGGAAAAAACAGCTGAATTGATCAACCATCCAGAAGTTGCTGTCGTATTGGCTACAGGTGGAGCTGCAATGGTTAAAGCTGCTTATTCTACTGGTAAACCAGCATTGGGAGTTGGACCTGGTAACGTTCCAGCTTACATCGAAAAATCAGCAAACATCAAACGCGCTGTAAACGACATCATCGTTTCAAAAACTTTCGACAACGGTATGATCTGTGCTTCAGAACAAGCTGCAATCGTCGACAGCGAAATCTATGATGAAGTCAAAAAAGAATTCCAACTGCACAATGTATACTTCGCTAAACCTGAAGAAATTCAACAATTGGAAGACGTCGTGATGAATGATGCCAAAACTGGCGTGAGACCGAATGTTGTCGGTATGCACGCTCGTAAAATTGCTGAAATGGCTGGATTGAACGTTCCTGCAAACACTAAATTGTTGATCGCTGAATTGCCGGGCGTCGGAGCAGAATACCCAATGTCAAGAGAAAAATTATCTCCAGTATTGGCTATGATGAAATCAGACAGCGCAGAGCATGGTTTCCAACTATGCAAACAAATGCTTGATTTGGGTGGCTTAGGTCACTCGGCTTCACTGCATACTCGCCGCAATGATTTGATCGAGCAATTCGGAAAAGAAATGAAAGCTTGCCGCGTTCTTATCAACTCTCCATCTTCTCAAGCTGGTATCGGTGACTTGTACAACAATAATATCGCTTCATTAACTTTGGGTTGCGGATCTTACGGCAGAAACTCAGTTTCTCATAACGTTTCTGCATTAGATTTATTGAACGTGAAAACTGTTGCTAAAAGGAGAAATAATATGCAGTGGATTAAATTGCCAGAGAAGGTTTACTTCGAAGAAAATTCAGTTAGATACTTACGTGACATGAAAGATGTCGAAAGAGTCTTCATCGTCTGCGACGACGGCATGGTCAAATTCGGCTATGTGGATGTAGTCATCGAACAATTGAAACAACGCAACAACAAAGTATCTTACGCAATCTTCTCGGATGTTGAACCTAACCCGACAACAAACACTGTAAACCGTGGTACTGAAAAAATGCGCGACTTCCAACCGGATACAATCATCGCGATCGGCGGGGGTTCTCCTATGGATGCTGCCAAAGCGATGTGGTTGTTCTATGAGCACCCAGAAAGCGACTTCTTCGGCGCTAAACAAAAATTCTTGGATATCCGCAAACGTACTTACAAGATCAAGGATATGGAAAAAGCGAAACTTGTCTGCATCCCTACTACATCAGGTACTGGTTCGGAAGTAACGCCATTCGCGGTTATCACAGACAGCGAAACACACATCAAGTACCCATTGGCTGATTACGCATTGACTCCGGATGTTGCCATCGTGGATCCACAATTCGTATACAGTGTTCCTAAATCTGTAACTGCAGATACCGGTATGGACGTATTGACGCATGCCATCGAATCTTTTGTTTCCGTATTGGCAAACGACTACACTAAAGGTTTGAGTTTACAAGCCATCAAGTTGGTATTCGAAAACTTGAGAAATTCATACAATTACGGCGACCAAGAATCACGCGAAAAAATGCACAATGCTTCTACTATGGCTGGTATGGCCTTCGCGAATGCGTTCCTGGGTATTTCCCACTCGATCGCACACAAAATCGGCGGTCAATGGGATCTGATCCACGGCCGTACGAACGCAATCCTGTTGCCGCATATCGTCCGCTACAATGCGATCGATCCGCAAAAACATGCGTTGTGGGCTAAATATGAGTACTTCCGTGCAGACGAAGACTACGCTGAAATCGCTCGCTACCTAGGTCTCAAAGGCAACACGACTGCTGAATTGGTCGAAGCTTTGGCGACTGAAATCACTAAATTAGGTCAAGACATCGGCATCAAGATGAACTTCCGTGATCAAGGCATCACTGAAGAAATGCTTGAACGCGATGCAGACCGCTTAGCTGAATTGGCATTCGAAGACCAATGTACAACAGCTAACCCTAAACAACCGCTTATCTCAGAATTGAAAGAAATCATCTACGCAGCCTACAAAGGTTAA